One genomic window of Streptomyces sp. WP-1 includes the following:
- a CDS encoding SRPBCC family protein: MARVFTVSDSIHIDVSPDVAYQAICRPGDMGRWSPENLGTTEGTGHAPAELGTTFVGRNKRGRFRWVTRCTVTAAEPGHRFAFRVHAIGIGRPRLRGPIAGWEYRFEPADGGTRVTETWTDDRRAWPAFVADTFDRIATGGHTFAAFQARNIRATLRNLKRELETGAN; the protein is encoded by the coding sequence ATGGCCCGCGTGTTCACGGTGAGCGACAGCATCCACATCGACGTATCGCCCGATGTGGCCTACCAGGCCATCTGCCGCCCCGGTGACATGGGCCGCTGGAGTCCGGAGAATCTCGGCACCACGGAGGGGACGGGGCACGCGCCGGCGGAGCTCGGCACCACGTTCGTCGGACGGAACAAGCGCGGCCGGTTCCGCTGGGTGACCCGGTGCACGGTCACGGCGGCCGAGCCGGGCCACCGCTTCGCCTTCCGTGTGCATGCCATCGGCATCGGCCGGCCGCGCCTGCGCGGCCCGATCGCCGGCTGGGAGTACCGCTTCGAGCCCGCCGACGGCGGTACGCGGGTCACCGAGACCTGGACGGACGACCGGCGCGCCTGGCCCGCCTTCGTGGCCGACACCTTCGACCGGATCGCCACCGGGGGACACACCTTCGCCGCCTTCCAGGCCCGCAACATCCGTGCGACGCTGCGCAACCTCAAGCGGGAGCTGGAGACCGGCGCGAACTGA
- a CDS encoding ThuA domain-containing protein, whose product MARPSVIRLPRTLLRLFALLAVVLGVLAVPAHRAHGATPFKILAFYDGTYDAAHISFVHEANAWFPQQAAANGYSYTATNDWSKLNAANLADYQVVMFLDNYPQTAAQRSAFQTYMNNGGAWMGFHVSAYNDQTPSDWSWYHETFLGTGTFRSNTWGPTSETLKIEDPDHPATAGLPATITSSVSEWYSWQHDLRQNPDIDILASMDQSTFPVGTDPGQSWYSGYYPIVWSNRNYKMIYNNFGHNAMDYATNTTLSSTFASAEQNKLLLQGLRWLGGASGPVTPPPGGGSGAIKGIGGKCVDVASASTANGTAVQLYDCNGTGAQTWTAGSDGTLRALGKCMDVTSAGTANGTKVQLYDCNGTGSQLWRKGGDGSLVNPQSGKCLDATGQSSANGTRLQIWSCTGAANQTWTLPS is encoded by the coding sequence ATGGCCAGACCCAGCGTCATCCGGCTTCCCCGCACCCTGCTCCGTCTGTTCGCCCTGCTGGCCGTCGTGCTCGGCGTCCTGGCGGTCCCCGCCCACCGGGCGCACGGCGCCACGCCGTTCAAGATCCTGGCGTTCTACGACGGGACCTACGACGCCGCGCACATCAGCTTCGTCCACGAGGCCAACGCGTGGTTCCCGCAGCAGGCGGCGGCGAACGGCTACTCGTACACCGCGACCAACGACTGGAGCAAGCTGAACGCGGCGAACCTGGCGGACTACCAGGTCGTGATGTTCCTGGACAACTACCCGCAGACCGCGGCCCAGCGCAGCGCGTTCCAGACGTACATGAACAACGGCGGCGCCTGGATGGGCTTCCATGTGTCGGCGTACAACGACCAGACGCCCAGCGACTGGTCCTGGTACCACGAGACCTTTCTCGGCACCGGCACGTTCCGGTCCAACACCTGGGGTCCGACCTCCGAGACGCTGAAGATCGAGGACCCGGACCACCCGGCGACGGCCGGCCTGCCCGCGACCATCACCTCGTCGGTCAGCGAGTGGTACAGCTGGCAGCACGACCTGCGGCAGAACCCGGACATCGACATCCTGGCGTCGATGGACCAGTCGACCTTCCCGGTCGGCACGGACCCCGGTCAGTCGTGGTACAGCGGCTACTACCCGATCGTATGGTCCAACCGCAACTACAAGATGATCTACAACAACTTCGGCCACAACGCCATGGACTACGCCACGAACACGACGCTGTCGTCCACGTTCGCCAGCGCCGAGCAGAACAAGCTGCTGCTCCAGGGGCTGCGCTGGCTCGGCGGCGCGTCCGGCCCGGTCACCCCGCCGCCCGGCGGCGGTTCGGGCGCGATCAAGGGCATCGGCGGCAAGTGCGTGGACGTCGCCTCCGCGAGCACGGCGAACGGCACGGCCGTCCAGCTCTACGACTGCAACGGCACCGGCGCCCAGACGTGGACCGCCGGCTCCGACGGGACGCTGCGGGCGCTGGGCAAGTGCATGGACGTCACGTCGGCCGGTACCGCCAACGGCACGAAGGTGCAGCTGTACGACTGCAACGGCACCGGCTCACAACTCTGGCGGAAGGGCGGCGACGGCTCGCTGGTGAACCCCCAGTCCGGCAAGTGCCTCGACGCCACCGGCCAGAGCTCGGCCAACGGCACCCGGTTGCAGATCTGGTCCTGCACCGGCGCCGCCAACCAGACCTGGACGCTGCCGTCCTGA
- a CDS encoding ricin-type beta-trefoil lectin domain protein yields MIRALRRWLAASICVLPLVAGGLLATAGTASAAAGPGPGPGPGFPAHYAAPYAEMWNDPSSLMNAYNATGNKYYTLAFIISQGTCNATINGDTPVTDSGWNNAIDSLRAKGGDVIASFGGASGSELTSCGTVAAMQAQYKKVIDQFGLTRVDLDIEGGTLDNTAANDRRNQALANLQQQYAAQGRKLDVDYTLPVSPNGLESNGVALLQNAKSHNLSVNLVNIMTMDYGPAMDMGQAAISAADGLHGQLGQIWNTKTSAQLWAMEGNCPMIGVNDTGAEVFTVQDAQELESFAATNGIQELTFWALSRDNQGSSGTAQSDHQFTGIFKAITGGGTTPPPTGGTAPIHGYGGKCVDVAGADSANGTPVTLYTCNGTNAQQWTHSGNTLTALGKCLDVTAAGTANGAKVQLYDCNGTNAQAWTAGSNGSLVNTGSGKCLDDTDWSTADGNQLQIWTCTGTANQSWTLG; encoded by the coding sequence GTGATACGAGCCCTCAGAAGATGGTTGGCCGCCTCGATCTGCGTCCTTCCGCTGGTCGCCGGCGGCCTCCTCGCCACCGCCGGAACGGCCTCGGCCGCCGCCGGCCCCGGCCCCGGCCCCGGCCCCGGCTTCCCGGCCCACTACGCCGCCCCGTACGCGGAGATGTGGAACGACCCGTCGTCGCTGATGAACGCGTACAACGCGACCGGGAACAAGTACTACACGCTCGCCTTCATCATCAGCCAGGGCACCTGCAACGCCACGATCAACGGTGACACCCCGGTCACCGACTCCGGCTGGAACAACGCCATCGACAGCCTGCGCGCGAAGGGCGGCGACGTCATCGCCTCCTTCGGCGGTGCGAGCGGCTCCGAACTCACCTCGTGCGGCACGGTCGCGGCCATGCAGGCCCAGTACAAGAAGGTCATCGACCAGTTCGGTCTGACCCGCGTCGACCTGGACATCGAGGGCGGCACCCTGGACAACACCGCCGCCAACGACCGGCGCAACCAGGCGCTCGCCAACCTCCAGCAGCAGTACGCCGCCCAGGGCAGGAAGCTGGACGTGGACTACACGCTGCCCGTCAGCCCGAACGGCCTGGAGTCCAACGGTGTCGCCCTGCTGCAGAACGCCAAGAGCCACAATCTGAGCGTCAACCTGGTCAACATCATGACCATGGACTACGGACCGGCCATGGACATGGGCCAGGCCGCGATCAGCGCCGCCGACGGCCTGCACGGCCAGCTCGGCCAGATCTGGAACACCAAGACCTCCGCCCAGCTGTGGGCCATGGAGGGCAACTGCCCGATGATCGGCGTGAACGACACCGGCGCCGAGGTCTTCACCGTCCAGGACGCCCAGGAACTGGAGTCCTTCGCGGCCACCAACGGCATCCAGGAGCTGACCTTCTGGGCGCTCAGCCGGGACAACCAGGGCTCCAGCGGCACCGCGCAGAGCGACCACCAGTTCACCGGCATCTTCAAGGCCATCACCGGCGGCGGCACCACGCCGCCCCCGACCGGTGGCACCGCGCCCATCCACGGCTACGGCGGCAAGTGCGTCGACGTCGCCGGGGCCGACTCGGCCAACGGCACCCCGGTCACCCTGTACACGTGCAACGGCACCAACGCACAGCAGTGGACGCACAGCGGCAACACCCTCACCGCGCTGGGCAAGTGCCTCGACGTCACCGCCGCCGGCACGGCCAACGGCGCCAAGGTCCAGCTCTACGACTGCAACGGGACCAACGCCCAGGCGTGGACGGCCGGTTCGAACGGCAGCCTGGTCAACACCGGCTCGGGCAAGTGCCTGGACGACACCGACTGGAGCACCGCCGACGGAAACCAACTCCAGATCTGGACCTGCACCGGCACCGCGAACCAGAGCTGGACGCTGGGCTGA
- a CDS encoding ricin-type beta-trefoil lectin domain protein — protein MTVAATVTTTLNAQAAVPSPPSGFTLTWSDDFNGASGTGIDQSLWKYDTGPGSNFGTGEIETMTNSTSNVYYDGQGHLVLQALHSGSDARSGWTSGRVETQSAGFGAPAGGVVRIESVLQQPNVTTANGAGYWPAFWMLGAPLRDGVTWPKSGEVDIMEDINGRSSVFSTLHCGVNPGGPCNESTGIGSGERACPGCQTGFHDYAAEIDRSVSPEQIRFYLDGNNFYTINANQVDATTWSDAVDHPFFIIYDLAIGGGFPDAFGGGPNAATVSGGKLVIDSVAVYNKGPGSGGGGGSVSGQTITGPGGKCVDVAGDDTGGDGTAVQLWDCQSAAKDQHWTWNGQTLQTLGKCLDIAGGNSAAGTKLQLATCNSGGYQSWVRQPDGSLRNPTSGRCIDSPSGATANGTRLQIWDCNGSGAQQFAIGTPIYGPGGKCVDVAGDDTGGDGTAVQLWDCQQATSLDQKWTWSGQTLRTLGKCLDIAGGVNAAGTKLQLANCNGGGYQNWVANADGSVSNPTTGRCIDSPSGATANGTRLQIWDCNGSAAQKFSLA, from the coding sequence ATGACGGTGGCCGCCACCGTCACCACGACACTGAACGCCCAGGCGGCGGTGCCCTCGCCACCGTCGGGCTTCACGCTCACCTGGAGCGACGACTTCAACGGTGCGTCCGGCACCGGCATCGATCAGAGCCTGTGGAAGTACGACACCGGGCCGGGCAGCAACTTCGGCACCGGTGAGATCGAGACGATGACCAACAGCACCTCGAACGTCTACTACGACGGTCAGGGTCATCTCGTGCTCCAGGCCCTGCACTCGGGTTCCGACGCGCGCAGCGGATGGACCTCCGGGCGTGTGGAGACCCAGTCGGCGGGCTTCGGCGCCCCGGCGGGCGGTGTCGTACGCATCGAGTCCGTCCTCCAGCAGCCGAACGTCACCACCGCCAACGGGGCGGGCTACTGGCCGGCGTTCTGGATGCTCGGCGCGCCGCTGCGCGACGGTGTGACCTGGCCGAAGTCCGGCGAGGTCGACATCATGGAGGACATCAACGGCCGCAGCTCCGTCTTCAGCACCCTGCACTGCGGGGTGAACCCGGGTGGGCCGTGCAACGAGTCGACCGGCATCGGCTCGGGTGAACGCGCCTGTCCGGGCTGCCAGACCGGCTTCCACGACTACGCGGCGGAGATCGACCGCTCGGTGTCACCGGAGCAGATCAGGTTCTACCTCGACGGGAACAACTTCTACACGATCAACGCCAACCAGGTGGACGCCACGACCTGGTCCGACGCGGTCGACCACCCCTTCTTCATCATCTACGACCTGGCGATCGGCGGCGGCTTCCCGGACGCCTTCGGCGGGGGCCCGAACGCGGCCACGGTCTCCGGCGGCAAGCTGGTCATCGACTCGGTGGCCGTCTACAACAAGGGACCCGGCTCCGGGGGCGGCGGCGGTTCGGTGAGCGGCCAGACGATCACCGGGCCCGGCGGCAAGTGCGTGGACGTGGCCGGTGACGACACCGGCGGTGACGGCACCGCGGTCCAGCTCTGGGACTGCCAGTCGGCGGCCAAGGACCAGCACTGGACCTGGAACGGGCAGACCCTCCAGACCCTGGGCAAGTGCCTGGACATCGCCGGTGGCAACAGCGCCGCCGGTACGAAGCTGCAGCTCGCCACGTGCAACAGCGGCGGCTACCAGTCGTGGGTGCGGCAGCCCGACGGCTCGCTGCGGAACCCGACCAGCGGCCGGTGCATCGACTCGCCGTCGGGTGCGACCGCGAACGGCACCCGCCTGCAGATCTGGGACTGCAACGGTTCCGGCGCCCAGCAGTTCGCCATCGGGACCCCGATCTACGGACCGGGCGGCAAGTGCGTGGACGTGGCCGGTGACGACACCGGCGGTGACGGCACCGCGGTCCAGCTCTGGGACTGCCAGCAGGCCACGTCGCTCGACCAGAAGTGGACGTGGAGCGGCCAGACCCTGCGCACCCTGGGCAAGTGCCTGGACATCGCGGGTGGTGTGAACGCGGCCGGCACAAAGCTTCAGCTGGCCAACTGCAACGGCGGCGGTTACCAGAACTGGGTCGCCAACGCCGACGGTTCGGTGTCCAATCCGACCACCGGCCGGTGCATCGACTCACCCTCGGGCGCCACCGCGAACGGCACCCGCCTGCAGATCTGGGACTGCAACGGCTCCGCCGCCCAGAAGTTCTCGCTGGCGTGA
- a CDS encoding ABC transporter substrate-binding protein, giving the protein MRKQLVATTLCLAATATGCGATVERAEDAKPASAVTLTNCGRQVTYDKVPERVVTNDVGITELMFALGLENRMAGFAMPDDKGDVRDLPWKDGYDKVTWLSKDQLTKENVLDARADLVFAGWNYGFREDGGFTPDSLKKLGIASYILTESCHNGRGKSARGIMPPLDALYADLTNLGRLFGVQKRAAALIADFKKQIADVRAKAPKGADRPSVFLYDSGQDTPFTSGRYAAPEQIITEAGGVNVMHDLADSWTTVGWESVVQRNPDVIVICDYGDVSAEQKKKFLLSYPPLRNVAAVAHRRIISLDYADLVESPRNPSAIARLGAYLRTVPAGR; this is encoded by the coding sequence ATGCGCAAGCAGCTTGTCGCCACCACCCTCTGTCTCGCCGCGACCGCCACGGGATGCGGCGCGACGGTGGAACGGGCCGAGGACGCGAAACCGGCGTCCGCGGTCACCCTCACCAACTGCGGTCGCCAGGTGACCTACGACAAGGTTCCCGAGAGGGTCGTCACCAACGACGTCGGCATCACCGAGTTGATGTTCGCCCTCGGGCTGGAGAACCGCATGGCCGGCTTCGCCATGCCCGACGACAAGGGCGATGTGCGCGATCTGCCCTGGAAGGACGGCTACGACAAGGTGACGTGGCTGTCCAAGGACCAGCTCACCAAGGAGAACGTACTCGACGCCCGTGCCGACCTCGTCTTCGCCGGCTGGAACTACGGCTTCCGGGAGGACGGCGGCTTCACCCCCGACAGCCTGAAGAAGCTCGGCATCGCCTCGTACATCCTCACGGAGTCCTGCCACAACGGGCGCGGGAAGTCCGCCCGGGGCATCATGCCGCCCCTCGACGCCCTGTACGCCGACCTCACCAACCTCGGCAGGCTCTTCGGCGTGCAGAAGCGCGCGGCCGCGCTGATCGCCGATTTCAAGAAGCAGATCGCGGACGTGCGGGCCAAGGCGCCCAAGGGCGCCGACCGTCCCTCGGTCTTCCTCTACGACAGCGGCCAGGACACGCCCTTCACCTCCGGCCGCTACGCCGCCCCGGAGCAGATCATCACCGAGGCCGGCGGCGTCAACGTCATGCACGACCTGGCGGACTCCTGGACCACGGTCGGCTGGGAGAGCGTCGTGCAGCGGAACCCGGACGTCATCGTCATCTGCGACTACGGCGACGTCAGCGCCGAGCAGAAGAAGAAGTTCCTGCTCTCCTACCCTCCGCTGCGGAACGTCGCCGCCGTCGCACACCGGCGGATCATCTCCCTGGACTACGCCGACCTGGTCGAAAGCCCCCGCAACCCGTCGGCGATCGCACGGCTCGGTGCCTATCTGCGGACCGTGCCGGCCGGCCGGTGA
- a CDS encoding ABC transporter ATP-binding protein: protein MRLDIDDVTIEAAGTRLVEHIDLTVDSGAFVGVVGPNGSGKSTLLRSLYRALRPAGGVVRLDGRDLHAMDARSAARVLAALPQESSAEFDFTVAEVVAMGRLPHQGRTAASDREICDRAMARTGVDHLAERGILGLSGGEKQRVLIARALAQQPRILILDEPTNHLDIAHQLDILSLVRGSGLTVLAALHDLNLAAAHCDVLHVLDGGRIVASGPPRDVLQPPLLAEVFGVRAHAVRHPETDAVRLLFDLLPPTT, encoded by the coding sequence ATGCGACTCGACATCGATGACGTGACGATCGAGGCGGCCGGGACCCGCCTGGTCGAGCACATCGATCTCACCGTGGACAGCGGGGCGTTCGTCGGAGTCGTCGGCCCCAACGGCAGCGGCAAGTCGACGTTGTTGCGCTCCCTCTACCGGGCGCTGCGGCCGGCCGGGGGAGTGGTGCGGCTGGACGGCCGCGATCTGCACGCCATGGACGCGCGGTCCGCCGCCCGGGTGCTGGCCGCGCTGCCACAGGAGTCGTCCGCCGAGTTCGACTTCACCGTCGCCGAGGTGGTCGCCATGGGCCGGCTGCCGCACCAGGGCCGTACGGCCGCCTCGGACCGGGAGATCTGCGACCGGGCGATGGCACGCACCGGCGTTGACCACCTCGCCGAGCGGGGGATCCTCGGCCTGTCCGGCGGCGAGAAGCAGCGGGTCCTCATCGCCCGGGCCCTGGCCCAGCAACCGAGGATTCTGATCCTCGACGAACCCACCAACCACCTCGACATCGCCCATCAGTTGGACATCCTGTCCCTGGTGCGCGGCAGTGGTCTGACCGTGCTGGCCGCCCTCCACGACCTCAACTTGGCGGCGGCGCACTGCGATGTCCTCCATGTCCTCGACGGCGGCCGGATCGTCGCCTCCGGACCGCCCCGGGACGTCCTTCAACCCCCGCTGCTGGCAGAGGTGTTCGGCGTCCGGGCCCATGCTGTCCGGCACCCCGAGACGGACGCCGTGCGGCTCCTGTTCGACCTGCTCCCGCCCACCACCTGA
- a CDS encoding FecCD family ABC transporter permease, with protein sequence MLSLVSGVGLGAAGVGWADVLRFLWAGLSGGTVHARDEAAYTIVWELRLPRVLLGAVVGAGLAAVGVAVQAMVRNALADPFVLGISSGAAVGANAVILLGAFAGLGVWALSASAFASALAAMALVYAVARSPRGLTPLRLILTGTALAYGFEAVTTVMVFGAARGEAARSAMMWLLGSLGGATWAQLPLAAVTVAAGWAWLRWRAEPLNALAMGDETAAALGVGPARLRRELFLVTAAMTGTVVAVSGAIGFVGLMVPHVVRMLVGADHRRVLAVAPLAGAVLLVWADLLSRLLFTPAELPVGVITAMVGVPAFLLLMRQAGYAFGGR encoded by the coding sequence CTGCTCTCCCTCGTGAGCGGGGTGGGCCTCGGGGCCGCCGGCGTCGGCTGGGCCGACGTGCTGCGCTTCTTGTGGGCCGGACTCAGCGGCGGCACCGTGCACGCGCGTGACGAGGCCGCGTACACCATCGTCTGGGAGCTCCGGCTGCCGCGGGTGCTGCTCGGCGCCGTGGTCGGAGCGGGTCTCGCGGCCGTCGGGGTGGCCGTGCAGGCGATGGTCCGCAACGCGCTGGCCGATCCCTTCGTCCTCGGCATCTCCTCGGGCGCGGCGGTGGGCGCCAACGCCGTCATCCTGCTCGGAGCGTTCGCCGGGCTCGGGGTGTGGGCGCTGTCCGCGTCGGCGTTCGCCTCGGCGCTCGCCGCCATGGCGCTGGTGTACGCGGTGGCCCGTTCCCCGCGGGGCCTGACGCCCTTGCGGCTGATCCTCACCGGTACGGCACTGGCGTACGGCTTCGAGGCCGTCACCACGGTCATGGTCTTCGGCGCGGCCCGCGGCGAAGCGGCCCGGTCGGCGATGATGTGGCTGCTGGGCAGTCTGGGCGGTGCCACCTGGGCCCAACTGCCGCTCGCCGCGGTGACCGTCGCGGCGGGATGGGCCTGGCTGCGATGGCGGGCCGAGCCGCTCAACGCCCTCGCCATGGGGGACGAGACCGCCGCCGCGCTCGGCGTCGGACCGGCTCGGCTGCGCCGGGAGCTGTTCCTCGTCACCGCGGCCATGACGGGGACGGTGGTGGCGGTCAGCGGAGCCATCGGGTTCGTCGGACTGATGGTGCCGCACGTCGTACGGATGCTGGTCGGCGCCGACCACCGACGGGTGCTGGCGGTCGCCCCGCTCGCGGGAGCCGTGCTGCTGGTGTGGGCGGACCTGTTGTCCCGGTTGCTGTTCACTCCCGCCGAGCTGCCGGTCGGGGTGATCACCGCGATGGTGGGTGTGCCCGCGTTCCTGCTGCTGATGCGGCAGGCCGGCTACGCGTTCGGAGGGCGTTGA
- a CDS encoding RICIN domain-containing protein, with amino-acid sequence MSALLLFLPVLWPPLTQPASAGTGSFSLLYDPGPSHDCYSLVVEDPPDKNTTPDPGRTSSAGCGAFAGTEEFTRKSPERPTWDIGTYGWNTSAWGASPGYSFTTQTAAKTVTMQNDASGVCGLHETNVSYTYPDSQLEPGPDRAYRTAADGRIDVSYRAKVQQTKPFTCDEKRALLTTDLIFEDSEHGSAHPDVISVVHYDPGTFKAPDANGVVWYTRDDTTKTCPDGCRVMVRSPDLMKDATWASIDDDFSQLFDKYVDYVNPEHLPKSDFVLRGVQIVSSNTGSSTTASVSDVDARMTPNAPVHAPLTYGLKGSEGQSLCLDDYDNATQPPAVADIWDCNGGDAQDWTMGQDDTLQVHGMCLSASGDGTADHTPVGLDRCDGGQNQRWVLGRYGQVYNPVSGRCLEVANASTTRGDKNLELFDCWGGTQQKWWTPAGDYR; translated from the coding sequence TTGTCCGCACTGCTTCTCTTCCTACCCGTCCTGTGGCCGCCGCTGACGCAGCCCGCGTCGGCCGGCACCGGCTCCTTCTCGCTGCTGTACGACCCCGGCCCCTCGCACGACTGCTATTCGCTGGTCGTGGAGGATCCGCCGGACAAGAACACGACGCCCGATCCCGGGCGTACCAGCAGCGCCGGCTGCGGCGCCTTCGCCGGTACCGAGGAGTTCACCCGGAAGAGCCCCGAGCGCCCCACCTGGGACATCGGCACCTACGGATGGAACACCTCCGCCTGGGGGGCCTCACCCGGTTACTCGTTCACCACCCAGACCGCCGCCAAGACGGTGACCATGCAGAACGACGCCTCCGGGGTCTGCGGGCTGCACGAGACCAATGTCAGCTACACCTACCCCGACTCCCAGCTCGAACCCGGGCCCGACCGCGCGTACCGCACCGCGGCGGACGGCCGGATCGATGTCTCCTACCGCGCGAAGGTCCAGCAGACCAAGCCCTTCACCTGCGACGAGAAGCGCGCGCTCCTCACCACGGACCTCATCTTCGAGGACTCCGAGCACGGCTCGGCGCACCCTGACGTGATCTCCGTCGTGCACTACGACCCCGGCACGTTCAAGGCTCCCGACGCCAACGGTGTCGTCTGGTACACGAGGGACGACACGACGAAGACCTGTCCCGACGGCTGCCGGGTCATGGTGCGCAGCCCCGACCTGATGAAGGACGCCACCTGGGCGTCGATCGACGACGACTTCAGCCAGTTGTTCGACAAGTACGTGGACTACGTCAACCCCGAGCACCTCCCGAAGTCCGACTTCGTCCTGCGTGGCGTGCAGATCGTCAGCAGCAACACGGGCAGTTCCACGACCGCCTCGGTCAGCGACGTCGACGCGCGCATGACGCCGAACGCACCCGTCCACGCACCCCTGACGTACGGCCTCAAGGGCAGCGAGGGGCAGTCCCTGTGCCTGGACGACTACGACAACGCCACGCAGCCCCCGGCCGTCGCCGACATCTGGGACTGCAACGGCGGCGACGCGCAGGACTGGACCATGGGCCAGGACGACACCCTCCAGGTGCACGGCATGTGCCTGAGCGCGTCCGGAGACGGCACGGCCGACCACACGCCCGTCGGCCTCGACCGGTGCGACGGGGGACAGAACCAGAGGTGGGTCCTGGGCCGCTACGGACAGGTGTACAACCCCGTGTCCGGCCGCTGCCTGGAGGTCGCGAACGCCTCCACCACCCGGGGCGACAAGAACCTCGAACTCTTCGACTGCTGGGGCGGCACCCAACAGAAATGGTGGACTCCGGCCGGCGACTACCGCTGA
- a CDS encoding spherulation-specific family 4 protein, with amino-acid sequence MRSRSDLDRSPGAGRRRRLCAAAVSAGMAAGALVSLPVGDASAAAGIQQRVAVPAYFNPGDGNLWAQLSSSAPGAGLAVANPQTGPGDSKDTGYANAIKAAHNAGTKVVGYVDSGYLGTKGWTAPDGGTSIDDWVDGAERNIDKWYSYYGGSGLDGIFFDDGLTACGTPSDANAYVDAYKRLRSYVKGKDAGAEVVANPGASPEECYTQAADTLVTFEGTYDDYVNHYGDDRESWEATADPSKIWHLIHTTGSQARMQNAIALSKQRNAGYVYATDDDNSHAPGQEWGNPWDTLPSYWSAEVNTVG; translated from the coding sequence ATGAGAAGCAGGAGTGACCTGGACCGCAGCCCGGGCGCCGGAAGGAGGCGCCGTCTGTGCGCGGCGGCCGTGAGCGCGGGCATGGCCGCCGGCGCCCTGGTCTCCCTCCCGGTCGGCGACGCGTCCGCTGCCGCCGGCATCCAGCAGAGAGTGGCCGTACCGGCGTACTTCAACCCGGGCGACGGCAACCTGTGGGCACAGCTGTCCAGTTCGGCCCCCGGCGCGGGCCTGGCCGTCGCCAACCCGCAGACCGGACCCGGCGACAGCAAGGACACCGGCTACGCGAACGCGATCAAGGCGGCGCACAACGCCGGGACGAAGGTGGTCGGATACGTCGACTCCGGATACCTCGGCACCAAGGGCTGGACCGCGCCCGACGGCGGCACGTCCATCGACGACTGGGTCGACGGCGCGGAGCGGAACATCGACAAGTGGTACAGCTACTACGGCGGTTCCGGCCTGGACGGGATCTTCTTCGACGACGGCCTCACCGCCTGCGGCACCCCGTCCGACGCCAACGCCTACGTCGACGCCTACAAGAGGCTCCGGTCCTATGTGAAGGGGAAGGACGCCGGCGCCGAGGTCGTCGCCAACCCGGGCGCCTCGCCCGAGGAGTGCTACACACAGGCCGCCGACACCCTGGTCACCTTCGAGGGCACCTACGACGACTATGTGAACCACTACGGCGACGACCGCGAGTCCTGGGAGGCGACGGCCGACCCGTCCAAGATCTGGCACCTGATCCACACCACGGGCAGCCAGGCGCGGATGCAGAACGCCATCGCCCTCTCGAAGCAGCGCAACGCGGGCTACGTCTACGCCACCGACGACGACAACTCCCACGCCCCGGGCCAGGAATGGGGCAACCCGTGGGACACCCTCCCCTCGTACTGGTCCGCCGAGGTGAACACCGTCGGCTGA